From one Nilaparvata lugens isolate BPH chromosome 2, ASM1435652v1, whole genome shotgun sequence genomic stretch:
- the LOC111055841 gene encoding uncharacterized histidine-rich protein DDB_G0274557: MIRVIIISVVAVLAANVDCRSSYVGSLGGYAILPKAAVEPDRGVAEVPPPPSQPEQPIPSPDASDRHAAPAVTTPQVVPLFTSDFSSPPPETFVPEVTPSVLDENIAVTTIFIEPVPTDETVSEEHHHEETHEERHEEKHEEKHEEKHEEKHEEKHEEKHEEHDEHEGHDKIGAHGKHDGPCKHGKHGQDKHEDDDDDDDDHHDDKHSSGHDYDDDYDYVHVFLHSVPSPAHKPIIGDHPFLHRPSFAFQPSSFSSYKPKSSYQPFPYWKFAGKYD; the protein is encoded by the exons ATGATTAGAGTTATCATT ATCAGTGTGGTGGCAGTACTTGCTGCAAACGTGGACTGCCGTTCGTCGTACGTTGGCAGTCTGGGTGGATATGCCATTCTGCCGAAAGCTGCCGTGGAGCCAGACAGAGGGGTGGCGGAAGTGCCGCCCCCACCGTCCCAACCCGAGCAACCCATCCCCTCGCCCGATGCCAGCGACCGCCACGCAGCCCCCGCAGTGACCACCCCCCAGGTCGTACCCCTCTTCACCTCTGACTTCAGCAGTCCGCCTCCCGAGACATTCGTTCCAGAAGTCACACCCAG TGTACTAGACGAAAACATCGCTGTTACAACGATATTCATTGAACCAGTGCCAACCGATGAGACTGTATCAGAGGAGCATCACCATGAAGAGACACATGAAGAGAGGCACGAAGAGAAACATGAAGAGAAACACGAAGAGAAACATGAGGAGAAACATGAGGAGAAACATGAAGAGAAACATGAAGAACATGATGAGCACGAAGGACATGACAAAATTGGTGCACATGGAAAACATGACGGCCCTTGCAAGCACGGAAAACATGGTCAGGACAAACatgaagacgacgacgacgacgatgaTGATCACCATGATGATAAACATTCTTCAGGACATGATTACGATGATGACTACGACTACGTTCACGTTTTCCTACACAGCGTTCCCAGCCCAGCTCACAAGCCAATCATTGGAGATCATCCATTCCTGCACAGGCCAAGCTTTGCATTTCAGCCGAGTTCATTCTCCTCTTACAAACCAAAATCTTCATATCAGCCATTTCCATACTGGAAATTTGCAGGCAAATATGATTGA